The genomic window GACGCCATCGACTTCACCGAAGAGCACGGCGAAGTCTGCCCCGCCAACTGGCACAAGGGCGAGAAGGCCATGAAGCCGACCTCCGACGGATTGAAGGCCTATGTAGCCTCCAAGTAATTGGAAGAGATCACACGCAGCGGGCGCCGAAAGGCGCCCGCGGTGTTTGTGGGGGAAGCCGGGTTAATCTGGGGGCCCGTCTTGCGAGGAACCGGTTGAAGCAGCCCCTGGAATGCCCCCACCCTCCCGAGGGCCTCCGTCAGGTCCGGAGCCGGATCTGGCCTGCGCTCGGACGGGCCTACCTGCGGCTGGCGGGCTGGCGGGTCGAGGGCGCATTCCCGGAGGTCCCCAAGTGCGTGGCCGTGGTGGCCCCCCACACCTCGAACTGGGATTTCACCCTGGGCGTGGCGTTCATGTTCGCGGCCGGACTGCGCGTGTCCTGGCTCGGCAAGCACGCGCTGTTCAAGGCCCCGTTCAGGCGATTGCTCCGGTCGCTGGGCGGCATTCCCGTGGATCGCCGGGCCAGCCACGGCGTGGTCGGCGCCTGTGTGAAGGCCTTCGAGGCCGCCCCCGCCCTCCTGCTGGCCCTGGCGCCGGAGGG from Geothrix sp. includes these protein-coding regions:
- a CDS encoding lysophospholipid acyltransferase family protein, which gives rise to MKQPLECPHPPEGLRQVRSRIWPALGRAYLRLAGWRVEGAFPEVPKCVAVVAPHTSNWDFTLGVAFMFAAGLRVSWLGKHALFKAPFRRLLRSLGGIPVDRRASHGVVGACVKAFEAAPALLLALAPEGTRKGVSQWKTGFYQIASEAGVPILPVGFDYRNHVIRLMPLFRPSGDREQDIPRIQALFDQVHGLRERPTEGPKG